The following proteins are encoded in a genomic region of Saccharopolyspora antimicrobica:
- a CDS encoding citrate synthase 2, which translates to MSSAAQSEFRPGLEGVVAFRTEIAEPDRDGGALRYRGVDIEDLVGTVSYGDVWALLVDGGFGDGLPAAGATPVPVRTGDVRADAQASLAMLAPALGFAPLLDVDEAQAREQLARACALGLSFVAQSARGDQPPVPLSRIEEATTATEQFLTRWRGEPDPTHVRALDAYWVSAAEHGLNASTFTARVIASTGADVAACLSGAVGAMSGPLHGGAPARVLPMIEEAERTGDARRVVESILDRGDRLMGFGHRVYRAEDPRARVLRNTCDQLSAPRFEVARELEQAALSVLRERRPDRQIETNVEFWAAVVLDFAEVPTAMMPAMFTCARLAGWAAHIMEQKRTGRLVRPSAQYIGPGPRSPQDVPGWDQLDQLIAPV; encoded by the coding sequence ATGAGCAGTGCAGCTCAGTCCGAGTTCCGCCCCGGCCTGGAGGGCGTGGTCGCCTTCCGCACGGAGATCGCCGAGCCCGACCGCGACGGCGGCGCCCTGCGCTACCGCGGTGTCGACATCGAAGACCTGGTCGGCACGGTCTCCTACGGCGACGTGTGGGCGTTGCTGGTGGACGGCGGTTTCGGCGACGGCCTGCCCGCCGCCGGCGCAACGCCGGTACCGGTGCGCACCGGCGACGTGCGCGCGGACGCGCAGGCATCCCTGGCGATGCTCGCTCCCGCCCTCGGCTTCGCACCGCTGCTCGACGTCGACGAGGCCCAGGCCCGCGAACAGCTCGCCCGCGCCTGCGCGCTCGGGCTCTCCTTCGTCGCGCAGTCCGCGCGCGGCGACCAGCCGCCGGTCCCGCTGTCGCGGATCGAGGAGGCGACCACCGCGACCGAGCAGTTCCTCACCCGCTGGCGCGGCGAACCCGACCCCACGCACGTCCGGGCGCTCGACGCGTACTGGGTGTCGGCCGCCGAGCACGGCCTGAACGCCTCCACCTTCACCGCCCGGGTGATCGCCTCCACCGGCGCCGACGTCGCGGCCTGCCTGTCCGGCGCGGTCGGCGCGATGTCCGGACCGCTGCACGGCGGCGCGCCGGCCCGCGTGCTGCCGATGATCGAGGAGGCCGAGCGCACCGGGGACGCGCGCCGCGTCGTGGAGTCGATCCTGGATCGCGGCGACCGGCTGATGGGCTTCGGCCACCGCGTCTACCGCGCCGAGGACCCGCGGGCGCGGGTGCTGCGCAACACCTGCGACCAGCTCAGCGCGCCGCGCTTCGAGGTCGCCCGCGAGCTGGAGCAGGCGGCGCTGTCCGTGCTGCGGGAACGCCGCCCGGACCGGCAGATCGAGACCAACGTGGAGTTCTGGGCCGCGGTGGTGCTCGACTTCGCGGAGGTGCCCACGGCGATGATGCCCGCGATGTTCACCTGCGCCCGGCTGGCGGGCTGGGCGGCGCACATCATGGAGCAGAAGCGCACCGGCCGCCTGGTGCGCCCGTCGGCGCAGTACATCGGCCCGGGCCCCCGGTCCCCGCAGGACGTCCCGGGCTGGGACCAGCTGGACCAGCTGATCGCCCCGGTCTGA
- a CDS encoding SEC-C domain-containing protein, translating into MVAPSSDAQKRRMHIEYAEALEADAEISGERCDDLVEASGYWHFADEHGREERALAAAAEADDGRSVLSGRAAYASFLLTHGRREEGERAMAQLMHEGSECEWAYGEAAAGYQAIGAHQEALRWLNIGVQRFVPDLGAEVEVGDPGFELLRERADLRHRLGLPADQYDELLARSEERSHEVFSQIEEIGRQEHAIPAVLYWPEAEFAEVQRRHPEWNPGLTHVEHRRFIQRTLTDHPTSAVIVAGALDDLVAFAESRELPLDDPATHTEFTAEAARLGQAAPWPPERNDACWCGSARKYKKCCGAPGFA; encoded by the coding sequence GTGGTAGCTCCATCCTCCGACGCCCAGAAACGTCGCATGCACATCGAGTACGCCGAGGCGCTCGAAGCCGATGCGGAGATCAGCGGCGAGCGCTGCGACGACCTCGTGGAAGCGTCCGGCTACTGGCACTTCGCCGATGAGCACGGGCGCGAGGAGCGGGCGCTGGCCGCTGCGGCCGAGGCCGACGACGGCCGCAGCGTGCTCAGCGGGCGGGCCGCCTACGCCTCATTCCTGCTGACCCACGGCCGCCGCGAGGAGGGAGAGCGGGCCATGGCGCAGCTGATGCACGAGGGCTCGGAGTGCGAGTGGGCGTACGGCGAGGCCGCCGCGGGCTACCAGGCGATCGGGGCGCACCAGGAGGCCTTGCGCTGGCTCAACATCGGCGTCCAGCGGTTCGTCCCGGACCTAGGCGCCGAGGTGGAGGTGGGCGATCCCGGCTTCGAGCTGCTCCGCGAACGCGCCGACCTGCGCCACCGGCTGGGCCTTCCCGCGGACCAGTACGACGAGCTGCTCGCCCGCTCCGAGGAGCGCTCCCACGAGGTCTTCAGCCAGATCGAGGAGATCGGCAGGCAGGAGCACGCGATCCCGGCGGTCCTCTACTGGCCCGAGGCGGAGTTCGCCGAGGTCCAGCGCAGGCACCCGGAGTGGAACCCGGGCCTCACGCACGTCGAGCACCGCCGGTTCATCCAGCGGACGCTGACCGACCACCCGACCAGCGCGGTGATCGTCGCCGGTGCGCTGGACGATCTGGTCGCCTTCGCCGAGTCCCGCGAGCTACCGCTGGACGACCCTGCGACGCACACCGAGTTCACCGCCGAAGCGGCGCGGCTCGGGCAGGCCGCGCCGTGGCCGCCGGAGCGCAACGACGCCTGCTGGTGCGGCTCGGCGCGCAAGTACAAGAAGTGCTGCGGAGCCCCCGGGTTCGCCTGA
- the serC gene encoding phosphoserine transaminase, translated as MTQAETIDPTTLKLPDEFQPADGRFGCGPSKVRSEQLARLAGEGAEVMGTSHRQKPVKSLVGRVREGIQELFSLPEGYEVVLGVGGTTAFWDAATFGLIRERSLHLTYGEFSSKFAKAAKTAPFLGDPLVVSAEPGDAPEPVSDPSADLIGWAHNETSTGVMLAPTRPAGSEHALIAVDATSGAGGLAFNAADVDVYYFAPQKCFAADGGLWLAAMSPAAIERIGEIGSSDRWVPEFLSLPTALDNSRKDQTYNTPAVATLFLLADQIEWMNGQGGLDWCVQRTRESSQRLYDWAEASEFATPFVTDPAKRSQVVGTIDFADSVDAAAVAKALRANGIVDTEPYRKLGRNQLRIGMFPAIEPDDVTALTKSIDWVVSQLS; from the coding sequence ATGACGCAGGCCGAGACCATCGACCCGACCACCTTGAAGCTGCCCGACGAGTTCCAGCCCGCCGACGGCCGCTTCGGCTGCGGTCCGTCCAAGGTGCGCAGCGAGCAGCTGGCCCGGCTGGCCGGCGAAGGTGCCGAGGTGATGGGCACCTCGCACCGCCAGAAGCCGGTGAAGTCCCTGGTCGGACGGGTCCGCGAGGGGATCCAGGAGCTGTTCTCCCTGCCGGAGGGCTACGAGGTCGTGCTCGGCGTCGGCGGCACCACGGCGTTCTGGGACGCGGCGACCTTCGGCCTGATCCGCGAGCGCTCGCTGCACCTGACCTACGGCGAGTTCTCCTCGAAGTTCGCCAAGGCCGCCAAGACGGCCCCGTTCCTGGGCGACCCGCTGGTCGTCTCGGCCGAGCCGGGTGACGCCCCGGAGCCGGTGTCGGACCCGAGCGCCGACCTGATCGGCTGGGCGCACAACGAGACCTCCACCGGCGTGATGCTCGCGCCGACCCGCCCGGCGGGCTCCGAGCACGCGCTGATCGCGGTCGACGCGACCTCCGGCGCGGGCGGGCTGGCGTTCAACGCCGCCGACGTCGACGTCTACTACTTCGCGCCGCAGAAGTGCTTCGCCGCCGACGGCGGGCTGTGGCTGGCCGCGATGAGCCCGGCCGCGATCGAGCGGATCGGCGAGATCGGCTCCTCGGACCGCTGGGTGCCGGAGTTCCTGTCGCTGCCCACCGCGCTGGACAACTCGCGCAAGGACCAGACCTACAACACCCCCGCGGTGGCCACGCTGTTCCTGCTCGCCGACCAGATCGAGTGGATGAACGGCCAGGGCGGCCTGGACTGGTGCGTGCAGCGCACCCGCGAGTCCTCGCAGCGGCTCTACGACTGGGCCGAGGCCTCGGAGTTCGCCACCCCGTTCGTCACCGACCCGGCCAAGCGCTCCCAGGTGGTCGGCACCATCGACTTCGCCGACTCGGTGGACGCCGCCGCGGTGGCGAAGGCGTTGCGCGCCAACGGCATCGTGGACACCGAGCCGTACCGCAAGCTGGGCCGCAACCAGCTGCGCATCGGCATGTTCCCGGCGATCGAGCCGGATGACGTCACCGCGCTGACGAAGTCCATCGACTGGGTGGTCTCGCAGCTGTCCTGA
- the sepH gene encoding septation protein SepH, with amino-acid sequence MRSLRVVGLDEDGESVICEDPENGERFTVPADERLRAAARGDLTRLGQVQIEMESQMRPREIQARIRSGASVEQIAEASGIPEHRVERYAYPVLLERRQIAEMAQRGHPVREDGPDVQTLGEVVAHTFGMRGHDYAEADWDAWRGEDGKWVVQLTWQAGRSENLAHWVFHPGAHGGTVAALDDHAADLLDPSPNRPLRTVRPVTELAREALQLDQQGMSAEPTAPAPPPEAPVAPAPPLAEAPTLDLDTGAPERPAEPGAEQPAAESAEGATAEEAEDDAARKAEPRRGRKSHPIVPSWEDVLLGVRSHR; translated from the coding sequence ATGCGATCGCTGCGAGTGGTCGGGCTCGACGAGGACGGTGAATCCGTCATCTGCGAGGACCCGGAGAACGGCGAGCGCTTCACCGTGCCCGCCGACGAACGACTGCGCGCCGCGGCCCGCGGTGACCTCACCAGGCTCGGCCAGGTCCAGATCGAGATGGAGTCGCAGATGCGACCGCGCGAGATCCAGGCCCGCATCCGCTCCGGCGCGTCGGTCGAGCAGATCGCCGAGGCCTCCGGCATCCCGGAGCACCGCGTCGAGCGCTACGCCTACCCGGTCCTGCTGGAACGCCGCCAGATCGCCGAGATGGCCCAGCGCGGGCACCCGGTCCGCGAGGACGGCCCGGACGTGCAGACCCTCGGCGAGGTCGTCGCGCACACCTTCGGGATGCGCGGCCACGACTACGCCGAAGCCGACTGGGACGCCTGGCGCGGCGAGGACGGCAAGTGGGTCGTCCAGCTGACCTGGCAGGCCGGCCGCTCCGAGAACCTCGCCCACTGGGTGTTCCACCCGGGCGCGCACGGCGGCACCGTCGCGGCGCTCGACGACCACGCGGCCGACCTCCTCGACCCGTCGCCCAACCGCCCGCTCCGCACCGTCCGCCCGGTCACCGAGCTGGCGCGCGAAGCGCTCCAGCTCGACCAGCAGGGGATGTCGGCGGAGCCGACGGCCCCGGCACCGCCGCCGGAGGCCCCGGTGGCGCCTGCGCCACCGCTGGCCGAGGCCCCGACGCTCGACCTCGACACCGGAGCCCCGGAGCGACCGGCGGAGCCGGGAGCGGAGCAGCCCGCGGCGGAGAGCGCCGAAGGCGCGACCGCCGAGGAGGCGGAGGACGACGCGGCGCGCAAGGCGGAGCCGCGCCGCGGGCGGAAGAGCCACCCGATCGTCCCGTCGTGGGAGGACGTCCTCCTCGGAGTCCGCTCCCACCGCTGA
- a CDS encoding DUF2537 domain-containing protein, whose amino-acid sequence MREPGWELHARSGRAVLVRDVDHEVDPGRLRLPDSLVEALHEWAHVAETAHEAAEPGDRELISKRGRQLAMRLAAETGGQIGYLDPLSGRLDRIGRPRPPAPRRYALPVPREEPTPWGPGLAVSAIIAAIATTTLVVVTLGLADVSGVLAAVVNLAVAAGFAPSIWLGRRIAVWRWVAYGTAAGIVLAWLVLLLTLLSPYTPHV is encoded by the coding sequence ATGCGCGAGCCCGGTTGGGAACTGCACGCGCGCTCCGGCCGCGCGGTCCTGGTGCGCGACGTCGACCACGAGGTGGACCCGGGGCGCCTGCGGCTGCCCGACTCGCTGGTCGAAGCGCTGCACGAATGGGCGCACGTCGCGGAAACGGCGCACGAGGCCGCGGAGCCCGGCGACCGCGAACTGATCTCGAAGCGCGGCCGCCAGCTGGCGATGCGACTGGCAGCGGAAACCGGCGGCCAGATCGGCTACCTCGACCCGCTCAGCGGCCGCCTCGACCGCATCGGCCGCCCGCGCCCACCGGCCCCCCGCCGCTACGCGCTCCCGGTGCCGCGCGAGGAACCGACGCCCTGGGGCCCGGGCCTGGCGGTGAGCGCGATCATCGCGGCGATCGCGACGACCACCCTGGTGGTGGTGACGCTGGGCCTGGCGGACGTCAGCGGCGTCCTGGCCGCAGTGGTGAACCTGGCGGTGGCGGCGGGCTTCGCCCCCTCGATCTGGCTGGGCCGCCGAATAGCGGTGTGGCGCTGGGTCGCCTACGGAACAGCGGCGGGCATCGTCCTGGCCTGGCTGGTCCTCCTCCTCACCCTCCTGAGCCCCTACACCCCGCACGTCTGA
- a CDS encoding TrmH family RNA methyltransferase, whose amino-acid sequence MRYVTHMVEISEVDDPRVDDFRDLSRADRRPDRPGGRGLVIAEGVVVVERLLASPYPVRALFGVRRRIEALAGATAALDVPAYVASADVMAQVVGFHLNRGVLAVADRAPVIPPAELIERSRRLVVLEGIGDHENLGALFRNAAALGVDGVLLGAGCSDPLYRRSVRVSMGHVLRVPFAHLESWPEDLKLLRDNGFRLAALTPRADAKSLRDAALDEGRVAVLLGSEGPGLTEEAITAADLAVRIPMAGGVDSLNVATAGAIAFNAMSGA is encoded by the coding sequence ATGCGGTACGTGACGCACATGGTCGAGATCAGTGAAGTCGACGATCCACGGGTCGACGACTTCCGCGATCTGTCGCGCGCGGATCGCCGGCCGGACCGGCCCGGCGGGCGTGGGCTGGTGATCGCCGAAGGCGTCGTGGTGGTGGAGCGGTTGCTCGCTTCGCCGTACCCGGTGCGCGCGCTGTTCGGGGTGCGCCGCCGGATCGAGGCGCTGGCCGGTGCCACCGCCGCCCTCGACGTGCCCGCCTACGTCGCGAGCGCCGACGTGATGGCGCAGGTCGTCGGCTTCCACCTCAACCGCGGCGTGCTAGCCGTGGCCGACCGCGCCCCGGTGATCCCGCCCGCCGAGCTGATCGAGCGGTCCCGCCGCCTGGTGGTGCTCGAGGGCATCGGCGACCACGAGAACCTGGGCGCGCTGTTCCGCAACGCTGCCGCGCTCGGCGTCGACGGCGTGCTCCTGGGCGCCGGTTGTTCGGACCCGCTGTACCGGCGCAGCGTCCGGGTGTCGATGGGACACGTGCTGCGGGTGCCGTTCGCGCACCTGGAGTCCTGGCCGGAAGATCTCAAGCTGCTGCGCGACAACGGCTTTCGCCTCGCCGCGCTGACGCCCCGAGCGGATGCGAAATCTCTTCGCGATGCGGCGCTGGACGAGGGGCGGGTCGCGGTCCTGCTCGGCTCGGAGGGCCCCGGCCTCACCGAGGAAGCGATCACCGCGGCCGACCTGGCGGTGCGGATCCCGATGGCCGGCGGGGTCGATTCGCTCAACGTCGCGACGGCCGGGGCGATCGCCTTCAATGCGATGAGCGGGGCGTGA
- a CDS encoding aldo/keto reductase, which yields MVQLGGTALDVFPICLGGNVFGWTADRDESFAVLDGYAAAGGNFIDSADMYSAWAPGNSGGESETIIGEWLRARGNRDDVVVATKVGWLPQRSGLSAANIAAAAEDSLRRLGVDHIDLYYAHGDDPTVPLAETLGAFDALVRAGKVRYIAASNYTAPRLAESLAVSRREGLAEFTALQPKYNLVERAGFEGELAELCAQENLGVAPYYGLARGFLTGKYRPAQDNSDSPRAEGARAYLDDRGLRVLAALDEIATLRNAPVASIALSWLRAQRTVTAPIASARTADQLADLLLAAELELTAAEVRRLDDASV from the coding sequence ATGGTTCAGCTTGGTGGCACAGCACTCGACGTCTTCCCCATCTGCCTCGGTGGCAACGTCTTCGGCTGGACGGCCGATCGCGACGAGTCCTTCGCCGTCCTCGACGGCTACGCGGCGGCGGGCGGCAACTTCATCGACTCCGCGGACATGTACTCGGCCTGGGCACCGGGCAACTCCGGCGGCGAATCCGAAACGATCATCGGCGAGTGGCTGCGCGCCCGCGGCAACCGGGACGACGTGGTCGTCGCGACCAAGGTGGGCTGGCTGCCGCAGCGCAGCGGCCTTTCGGCGGCGAACATCGCGGCGGCTGCGGAAGATTCACTGCGCCGCCTGGGTGTCGACCACATCGACCTCTACTACGCCCACGGCGACGACCCGACGGTCCCGCTGGCCGAGACGCTGGGCGCCTTCGACGCGCTGGTGCGCGCGGGCAAGGTCCGCTACATCGCGGCGTCCAACTACACCGCACCGCGGCTCGCCGAGTCGCTGGCGGTCTCCCGCCGCGAGGGATTGGCCGAATTCACCGCGCTGCAACCGAAGTACAACCTCGTGGAGCGCGCCGGGTTCGAGGGTGAGCTCGCGGAGCTGTGCGCACAGGAGAACCTGGGCGTGGCACCGTACTACGGGCTCGCCAGAGGGTTTCTGACCGGCAAATACCGTCCGGCGCAGGACAACTCGGACAGCCCGCGCGCCGAAGGCGCCCGCGCGTACCTGGACGATCGCGGTCTCCGGGTGCTCGCCGCCCTGGACGAGATCGCAACGCTGCGTAATGCCCCGGTGGCATCGATCGCGTTGTCCTGGCTGCGCGCGCAACGCACCGTCACCGCCCCGATCGCCAGCGCCCGCACCGCGGATCAGCTCGCCGACCTGCTGCTCGCCGCCGAATTGGAGCTCACCGCGGCGGAGGTGCGGAGGCTCGACGACGCCTCCGTTTGA
- a CDS encoding glutamate-cysteine ligase family protein: protein MGRHVDDRGFNPVDRQRYRNKMQRGLDALARMLADGNFSFPRQQMGLEMELCLVGSGMEPSMSNAEVLEKIDEPAFTTELGQQNIELNVEPRVLAGDSALRLEERMRAALRRADDSAHDTGAKIVMIGTLPTLRSAHFDPGWLSRNPRYSLLNEQIFLARGEEMLLDMEGEPLGEGYHSERLHSYANSILPESACTSVQLHLQVAPEDFAAHWNAAQCLAGVQVAIGANSPFLLGKALWHETRIPLFLQATDTRPVELKNQGVRPRVWFGERWITSIFDLFEENVRYFPALLPDPEEEDPVAALDAGRAPTLAELRLHNGTIWRWNRPVYDLVDGVPHLRIENRVLPSGPSVVDIVANAAFFYGAQRALTEQDRPLWTQMSFAAAEENLFSGARSGFDAHLYWPGTGWVAPDELVMRRLLPMAHEGLRACGVSDEARERYLGVIEQRCLARRNGATWQRETVARLEERGANRHEALTRMLEHYIALADGGDPVHTWPVG, encoded by the coding sequence ATGGGACGGCACGTGGACGACCGAGGTTTCAATCCGGTGGACCGGCAGCGGTATCGGAACAAGATGCAGCGCGGTCTGGACGCTCTGGCCCGGATGCTCGCCGACGGCAACTTCTCCTTCCCGCGCCAGCAGATGGGGCTGGAGATGGAGTTGTGCCTGGTGGGGTCAGGCATGGAGCCGTCGATGTCCAACGCCGAGGTGCTGGAGAAGATCGACGAGCCGGCCTTCACCACCGAGCTCGGCCAGCAGAACATCGAGCTCAACGTGGAGCCGCGGGTGCTGGCCGGGGACAGCGCGCTGCGGTTGGAGGAGCGGATGCGCGCCGCGCTGCGGCGGGCCGACGACAGCGCGCACGACACCGGCGCGAAGATCGTCATGATCGGCACGCTGCCCACCCTGCGCAGCGCGCACTTCGACCCGGGCTGGCTGTCCCGCAATCCGCGCTACTCGCTGCTCAACGAGCAGATCTTCCTGGCCCGCGGCGAGGAAATGCTGCTGGACATGGAGGGCGAGCCGCTCGGCGAGGGCTACCACTCCGAGCGGCTGCACTCCTACGCCAACTCGATCCTGCCGGAGTCGGCGTGCACCTCGGTCCAGCTGCACCTGCAGGTCGCCCCGGAGGACTTCGCCGCGCACTGGAACGCCGCGCAGTGCCTGGCCGGGGTGCAGGTGGCGATCGGCGCGAATTCACCGTTCCTGCTGGGCAAAGCGCTCTGGCACGAGACCCGGATCCCGCTGTTCCTGCAGGCCACCGACACCCGCCCGGTGGAGCTGAAGAACCAGGGCGTGCGGCCGCGGGTGTGGTTCGGGGAGCGGTGGATCACCTCGATCTTCGACCTGTTCGAGGAGAACGTCCGCTACTTCCCGGCGCTGCTGCCCGATCCGGAGGAGGAAGATCCGGTGGCCGCGCTCGACGCCGGGCGGGCGCCGACGCTGGCCGAGCTGCGGCTGCACAACGGCACGATCTGGCGCTGGAACCGCCCGGTGTACGACCTGGTGGACGGGGTTCCGCACCTGCGCATCGAGAACCGGGTGCTGCCCTCCGGGCCGTCGGTGGTGGACATCGTCGCCAACGCCGCGTTCTTCTACGGCGCCCAGCGCGCGCTCACCGAACAGGACCGTCCCCTGTGGACTCAGATGTCCTTCGCCGCGGCCGAGGAGAACCTGTTCTCCGGTGCTCGCAGCGGTTTCGACGCCCACCTGTACTGGCCGGGCACCGGCTGGGTCGCCCCGGACGAGCTGGTGATGCGCCGCCTGCTGCCGATGGCGCACGAAGGGCTCCGCGCGTGCGGTGTCTCCGACGAGGCACGCGAGCGGTACCTGGGCGTGATCGAGCAGCGCTGCCTGGCCCGCCGCAACGGCGCGACGTGGCAGCGCGAAACGGTGGCCCGCCTGGAGGAGCGGGGCGCGAATCGCCACGAAGCCCTGACCCGCATGCTGGAGCACTACATCGCGCTGGCCGACGGAGGCGACCCGGTCCACACCTGGCCGGTGGGCTAG
- a CDS encoding ABC transporter ATP-binding protein produces the protein MSLRVSGVQVQLGGRAVLSDVDVDVRAGEVFGLVGPNGSGKTTLLRTLYRAVQPAAGTVEVAGVAAAGRRQLARVLAATTQETEARAALTVREVVSQGRIPHLGLLDRMGAADHAIVDDALRATSLLAEAERDVRLLSGGERQRTSIARALAQQPQVLVLDEPTNHLDLRHQYGVLALLRELAAGGLTVLLTLHDLRLAVEFCDRLAVLDSGRIAATGAPAEVLDERLLADVFGVEAHLADHNGRPTLTITGVTG, from the coding sequence ATGAGCCTGCGGGTCAGCGGAGTCCAGGTGCAGCTGGGCGGCCGGGCGGTGCTGTCCGATGTGGACGTCGACGTGCGGGCCGGGGAGGTGTTCGGCCTCGTCGGCCCCAACGGCAGCGGCAAGACGACCCTGCTGCGCACGCTCTACCGAGCGGTCCAACCGGCGGCCGGGACGGTGGAGGTCGCCGGCGTTGCGGCGGCCGGGCGGCGCCAGCTGGCGCGCGTCCTGGCCGCGACGACGCAGGAGACGGAGGCCCGCGCGGCGCTCACCGTGCGCGAAGTGGTGTCGCAGGGCCGGATCCCGCACCTCGGGTTGCTGGACCGGATGGGCGCGGCCGACCACGCGATCGTCGACGATGCGCTGCGGGCCACGAGCCTGCTGGCGGAGGCGGAGCGCGATGTGCGCCTGCTCTCGGGCGGTGAGCGGCAGCGGACCTCGATCGCGCGGGCGCTCGCGCAGCAGCCGCAGGTCCTGGTGCTCGACGAGCCGACGAACCACCTCGACCTGCGTCACCAGTACGGAGTCCTGGCGCTGCTGCGCGAACTCGCAGCCGGCGGCCTGACCGTGCTGCTGACGCTGCACGACCTCCGGCTGGCGGTGGAGTTCTGCGACCGGCTGGCGGTGCTGGACTCCGGCCGCATCGCGGCGACCGGAGCACCCGCGGAAGTCCTCGACGAGCGCCTGCTGGCCGACGTCTTCGGCGTCGAAGCCCACCTGGCCGACCACAACGGACGGCCGACCCTCACCATCACCGGAGTGACCGGCTAG
- a CDS encoding FecCD family ABC transporter permease — protein MLVYAALLVALVVVGGLAISLGSVRLPLGQVWRIVLEPVLPWIEPDWRPARAAIVFDSRMPRVVGGVLVGAALALSGAIAQLVTGNPLADPYLLGVSEGAGFAVSLTIVLGIGAGAVGLPLVAFLGGLTALLIVLAVSGRSGSVTTLVLGGLAVGQVAFAMTSFVLHAFGTGDQAKQVMFWISGGLGAVRWESLPVPAAVLALGLIAAAASGRWMNVLHSGDDAAAALGINARVFRTCCLVAISLLAGTAVSVAGGIVFVGLLVPHAATFLVGSEAHRLLPVSALLGAVFLVLADLVARLVVAPSELPVGVLTALVGGPVFLVMLRRRRRIA, from the coding sequence TTGCTGGTCTACGCCGCGTTGCTGGTCGCGTTGGTGGTGGTCGGTGGTCTGGCGATCTCGCTGGGTTCCGTGCGGTTGCCGCTGGGGCAGGTGTGGCGGATCGTGCTGGAGCCGGTGCTGCCGTGGATCGAGCCGGACTGGCGCCCGGCGCGCGCGGCGATCGTCTTCGACTCGCGGATGCCGCGGGTGGTCGGTGGCGTGCTGGTCGGCGCCGCGCTGGCGCTGTCCGGGGCGATCGCGCAGCTGGTCACGGGCAACCCGCTGGCCGACCCGTACCTGCTCGGGGTGTCCGAGGGCGCCGGGTTCGCGGTGTCGCTGACGATCGTGCTGGGCATCGGTGCGGGTGCGGTGGGCCTGCCGCTGGTGGCGTTCCTGGGCGGGCTGACGGCGCTGCTGATCGTGCTGGCCGTCTCCGGGCGTTCCGGGTCGGTGACGACGCTGGTGCTCGGCGGGCTGGCTGTCGGGCAGGTGGCGTTCGCCATGACCTCGTTCGTGCTGCACGCCTTCGGCACCGGTGATCAGGCCAAGCAGGTGATGTTCTGGATCAGCGGCGGGCTCGGAGCCGTGCGCTGGGAGTCGCTGCCGGTGCCCGCCGCGGTGCTGGCGCTCGGGCTGATCGCGGCGGCCGCTTCGGGGCGGTGGATGAACGTCCTGCACAGCGGTGACGACGCTGCGGCGGCGCTCGGGATCAACGCGCGCGTGTTCCGGACGTGCTGCCTGGTCGCGATCTCGCTGCTGGCCGGGACGGCCGTTTCGGTGGCGGGCGGGATCGTGTTCGTCGGGCTGCTGGTGCCGCACGCGGCCACCTTCCTGGTGGGCTCCGAGGCACACCGACTGCTGCCGGTGTCGGCGCTGCTCGGCGCGGTGTTCCTGGTGCTGGCCGACCTGGTGGCGCGGCTGGTCGTCGCGCCTTCGGAACTGCCGGTGGGAGTGCTCACCGCGCTGGTCGGCGGCCCGGTGTTCCTGGTGATGTTGCGGCGGCGACGGAGGATCGCATGA